The genomic interval CGAGCGCCCCCGCGAGCGCGCCGGCCAGCGCGGAGACCGAGCCGCCGCCCGGCGTCGGCGCGGAGGAAGCCACCTCGCCCAGAAATTCCGGCAGCGCCTGCTCCGCGGCGCCCTGATGCCGCGCCAGGCGGTTCTCCAGAATCTGGTCGCGCGAAAAATTCTCGAGGCGGAGCGCGTGCTCCGCCACGTCGATGAGCGCGTCTTGGCTCACGAGCCCCACGACCTCGCTGCCCACGATCGGAACGCCGTACCGCTCGGCCTCCTCCCGAATCAGAGCGAACACGCGATGGACGGGGGTCCCCCACGTGTTCACGAGATTCATGGACACCTGCACGATGCCGCGTTCAGAAAGCTCGAAACCGAGCGCCTTCACATACCGGAGCCCCCCGGACTGGAATCGAACCGCCTTCGCGATCTTCTTTGCGACCTCGACGTCCCTCGTTCCCAGATTGACGTTGAACGCCAAAAGAGGCAGCCGCGCGCCTACCGCGACCGCGCCCGCGGTCGGATGGATCGCCCTCGGACCGAAGTCCGGAGCCCGCTCGGGATCGGTGGCGATCGCCGCCGCGATCCCCTCGAGCTCGCCTCGCCGGACGTCGGCCAAATTTTGTCGGGACGGGCGGCTCGCCGCCGCCTCGTAGAGATAGACGGGTATCTGGAGCTCGCTGCCGATCCGCTCGCCGGCCCGGCGCGCCAAGTCCACGCAGCGCTCCAAGGTCGTCGACTGAACCGGCACGAAGGGCACGACATCGGTGGCCCCCATCCGTGGATGCTCCCCGCGATGCTGGCGCATGTCGATCAACTCGGTCGCCTTTCGGACACCCCTCAAGACCGCCTCCAAGACGGCCTCCGGCTCCCCCACAAAAGTGATCACGGAGCGGTTGTGATCGGCGTTCATTTCCTGATCCAGCAAACGGATCGACCGATCATGCGAAATTTCGGCAGCAATGGCCTGAACTACAGATTTATTTCGGCCTTCGCTGAAGTTGGGAACGCACTCCACGAGCTCATTCATGCCTTCTCTCCGTGATTTGACGGGGGTATGGCGACCAAGACTCCGAGTTGTAACCTACTAACTTACAACGCTCTTGGAAGGATGCCTCAGAAACAACTCCAACGATCGCCGTCATCGAGCACCACACGACCGCGTTTCACGACCGCGTGCACGTGATCGTGGGAGTAATGGTACGGGATATGGCGGTGGTCGTCCGTGTCGAAGAGGCAGAGGTCGGCCTGGTACCCGGGTTGAATTCTCCCGATCCGGTCGCCCTCGCCGACGGCGAAAGCGGCGTTGGCGGTCGCGGCCATCCAGGCTTCCGCCGGGGAAAGGCGCATTTGCGTGACGGCCAGCGTGAGGGTCAGCGCCATCGACGAGGACATCGAGGTCCCCGGATTGAAATCGGTCGCGAGGGCGATCGCGAGCCCC from Candidatus Eisenbacteria bacterium carries:
- the ftcD gene encoding glutamate formimidoyltransferase, coding for MNELVECVPNFSEGRNKSVVQAIAAEISHDRSIRLLDQEMNADHNRSVITFVGEPEAVLEAVLRGVRKATELIDMRQHRGEHPRMGATDVVPFVPVQSTTLERCVDLARRAGERIGSELQIPVYLYEAAASRPSRQNLADVRRGELEGIAAAIATDPERAPDFGPRAIHPTAGAVAVGARLPLLAFNVNLGTRDVEVAKKIAKAVRFQSGGLRYVKALGFELSERGIVQVSMNLVNTWGTPVHRVFALIREEAERYGVPIVGSEVVGLVSQDALIDVAEHALRLENFSRDQILENRLARHQGAAEQALPEFLGEVASSAPTPGGGSVSALAGALAGALGSMVARLTIGKKRYAEHEEAMRAAESALESFRRELFDLVAEDARAYEAFRAAAKMSQRTPEEIATREAAMRDAARNAASTPLRTAETCVRVLEQLLPIATHGNENAVSDAGVAAWLGRAGAEGAVWNVRINLPELAESERAEFEERARRAAARAEQLHAACVDQARRRLDAAVASA